The following are encoded together in the Corythoichthys intestinalis isolate RoL2023-P3 unplaced genomic scaffold, ASM3026506v1 HiC_scaffold_23, whole genome shotgun sequence genome:
- the LOC130911133 gene encoding ADP-ribosylation factor-like protein 8A, protein MLALKNRLLDWFKSLFWKEEMELTLVGLQYSGKTTFVNVIASDETLIGVMVDEMKRLLRKLMSKFVQMDVIRKAEDILDVDYRNKENWHDTGNIAVSHDARQYMEQVEDYL, encoded by the exons atgctggcactaaaaaaccggcttttagactggttcaagtctttattttggaaggaagagatggagctgaccctggtcggcctccagtattcgggaaaaacgacgttcgtcaacgtaattgcc tctgacgaaaccctaattggagtgatggttgatgagatgaagaggctgctgaggaagctgatgtccaaatttgtgcaaatggatgtgatcaggaaagctgaggatatcctagatgttgattacaggaacaaggagaactggcatgacacaggcaacatagcagtatcacatgatgccagacaatacatggagcaagttgaagactatctctga